From one Rosa rugosa chromosome 4, drRosRugo1.1, whole genome shotgun sequence genomic stretch:
- the LOC133746198 gene encoding probable phosphopantothenoylcysteine decarboxylase isoform X2 produces MDFVEPGSSGTRRIQAPRRPCVLLGASGSVAALDFDELCHTFCEWAEVRAVATRASLHYIDRASLPKDVILYTDEDELSWWDETGDNVVHIELQNWADIMVIAPLSVNTLGKIATGLCDNLLTNFVFAWNYEKPLFVAPAMNALMWRNPFTEKHLISIDEQGIILIRPEDGKMAEHSIIYSTVMACPKLGNVIWEPIQADAALRKPRILLGASGSVAAMKLSQLCRSFSDWAEVRAVATGASLRFIDKASFPNVIAYTDGDEFSRWNTTDDSVLPVKLRHWADIMVIAPLSANTLGKQAFVCCAGYEHPDVG; encoded by the exons ATGGATTTCGTCGAACCTGGGAGCTCTGGAACCCGGAGGATACAAGCTCCGAGGAGGCCATGTGTTCTACTTGGTGCTAGTGGAAGTGTAGCTGCCTTGGATTTTGATGAACTCTGCCATACTTTCTGTGAATGGGCAGAAGTAAGAGCAGTTGCCACAAGAGCATCTTTGCATTACATTGACAGAGCATCATTGCCCAAGGATGTAATTCTTTACACTGATGAAGATGAATTGTCTTGGTGGGACGAAACAGGTGATAATGTGGTTCACATTGAGCTGCAGAATTGGGCTGATATCATGGTTATTGCTCCCTTATCAGTAAATACACTAGGAAAG ATTGCTACTGGATTGTGCGACAATCTACTTACCAATTTTGTATTTGCTTGGAATTACGAAAAACCTTTGTTTGTTGCACCGGCCATGAATGCCTTGATGTGGAGGAATCCTTTCACCGAGAAGCATCTGATATCAATTGATGAACAGGGAATTATACTCATACGACCTGAGGATGGCAAAATGGCTGAACATTCTATAATTTACTCCACT GTTATGGCTTGTCCCAAACTTGGAAATGTTATATGGGAGCCAATACAAGCCGATGCTGCACTCAGAAAGCCAAGAATTCTACTCGGTGCTAGCGGAAGTGTAGCTGCCATGAAACTTAGTCAACTCTGCCGTAGTTTTTCTGATTGGGCAGAAGTAAGAGCAGTTGCCACAGGAGCATCTTTGAGATTCATTGATAAAGCATCATTTCCCAATGTAATTGCTTACACCGATGGGGATGAATTTTCCCGTTGGAACACAACAGATGATAGTGTGCTTCCCGTTAAGCTCCGCCACTGGGCAGATATCATGGTTATTGCTCCATTATCAGCAAACACATTAGGCAAG CAAGCCTTTGTTTGTTGCGCCGGCTATGAACACCCTGATGTGGGATAA
- the LOC133745473 gene encoding E3 ubiquitin-protein ligase AIRP2-like produces the protein MDYYEQLAARPSYQDSLKVLEADVQHANMLAASIPRSKGGTFLQMKLVYNQLAPIFLFLLQWIDCSSSCLLASYLNLFDIVVYKVRSDGRANISSYGRKATTSQFYNIILPSLQRLHGDSLDVDITQEEDLEMVVKKRYEDKIKLSDVEVERERECGICLEPCTKMVLPNCCHAMCINCYRDWNTRSVSCPFCRGSIKRVDSGDLWVLTCGSDVVDTQTVLKEDMLRFYLFINSLPKDVPDALFVMYYEYLI, from the exons atggatTATTATGAACAGCTTGCTGCTAGGCCCTCTTATCAAGATTCTCTCAAGGTTCTTGAGGCTGATGTTCAGCATGCCAATATGCT GGCAGCTTCCATACCAAGAAGCAAGGGTGGTACGTTTCTTCAAATGAAATTGGTTTACAATCAGTTGGCACCAATTTTCCTGTTTTTGCTTCAATGGATTGATTGCTCGTCTTCATGTTTACTTGCAAGTTACTTGAATCTTTTCGACATAGTTGTATATAAG GTGCGCTCAGACGGGAGGGCAAATATCTCTTCTTATGGAAGAAAAGCTACTACCAGTCAATTCTACA ATATTATATTACCGTCCCTTCAGCGTCTCCATGGTGATTCCTTGGATGTGGATATCACCCAAGAGGAAGATCTAGAGATGGTTGTAAAAAAGAGATATGAGGATAAGATAAAGCTTTCTGATGTTGAagtggagagagaaagggaaTGTGGTATCTGCTTAGAGCCTTGCACCAAAATGGTTTTGCCAAATTGCTGCCATGCCATGTGTATCAATTGCTACCGTGACTG GAACACAAGGTCAGTGTCTTGCCCATTTTGCCGGGGAAGTATAAAGAGAGTGGATTCCGGGGACTTGTGGGTTCTGACATGCGGAAGTGATGTGGTTGACACTCAAACTGTTTTGAAGGAGGACATGTTGCGGTTTTATCTTTTTATTAACAGTCTGCCTAAGGATGTCCCCGATGCTCTGTTCGTAATGTACTATGAATACTTAATATGA
- the LOC133746198 gene encoding uncharacterized protein LOC133746198 isoform X1, producing the protein MDFVEPGSSGTRRIQAPRRPCVLLGASGSVAALDFDELCHTFCEWAEVRAVATRASLHYIDRASLPKDVILYTDEDELSWWDETGDNVVHIELQNWADIMVIAPLSVNTLGKIATGLCDNLLTNFVFAWNYEKPLFVAPAMNALMWRNPFTEKHLISIDEQGIILIRPEDGKMAEHSIIYSTVMACPKLGNVIWEPIQADAALRKPRILLGASGSVAAMKLSQLCRSFSDWAEVRAVATGASLRFIDKASFPNVIAYTDGDEFSRWNTTDDSVLPVKLRHWADIMVIAPLSANTLGKIAGGLCDNLLTHIVYAWDDSKPLFVAPAMNTLMWDNPLTQQHIKAIEELGFSLILPITRNGAMAEVSLIYSTVRTFVHSHVQPAGRVV; encoded by the exons ATGGATTTCGTCGAACCTGGGAGCTCTGGAACCCGGAGGATACAAGCTCCGAGGAGGCCATGTGTTCTACTTGGTGCTAGTGGAAGTGTAGCTGCCTTGGATTTTGATGAACTCTGCCATACTTTCTGTGAATGGGCAGAAGTAAGAGCAGTTGCCACAAGAGCATCTTTGCATTACATTGACAGAGCATCATTGCCCAAGGATGTAATTCTTTACACTGATGAAGATGAATTGTCTTGGTGGGACGAAACAGGTGATAATGTGGTTCACATTGAGCTGCAGAATTGGGCTGATATCATGGTTATTGCTCCCTTATCAGTAAATACACTAGGAAAG ATTGCTACTGGATTGTGCGACAATCTACTTACCAATTTTGTATTTGCTTGGAATTACGAAAAACCTTTGTTTGTTGCACCGGCCATGAATGCCTTGATGTGGAGGAATCCTTTCACCGAGAAGCATCTGATATCAATTGATGAACAGGGAATTATACTCATACGACCTGAGGATGGCAAAATGGCTGAACATTCTATAATTTACTCCACT GTTATGGCTTGTCCCAAACTTGGAAATGTTATATGGGAGCCAATACAAGCCGATGCTGCACTCAGAAAGCCAAGAATTCTACTCGGTGCTAGCGGAAGTGTAGCTGCCATGAAACTTAGTCAACTCTGCCGTAGTTTTTCTGATTGGGCAGAAGTAAGAGCAGTTGCCACAGGAGCATCTTTGAGATTCATTGATAAAGCATCATTTCCCAATGTAATTGCTTACACCGATGGGGATGAATTTTCCCGTTGGAACACAACAGATGATAGTGTGCTTCCCGTTAAGCTCCGCCACTGGGCAGATATCATGGTTATTGCTCCATTATCAGCAAACACATTAGGCAAG ATTGCTGGAGGGCTGTGTGACAATCTACTCACCCACATTGTATATGCATGGGATGACAGCAAGCCTTTGTTTGTTGCGCCGGCTATGAACACCCTGATGTGGGATAATCCCTTGACGCAGCAACACATCAAGGCGATTGAGGAACTTGGATTTTCACTCATCCTACCCATCACAAGGAATGGTGCAATGGCTGAAGTTTCGTTGATATACTCCACTGTGAGAACCTTTGTACATTCGCACGTTCAACCAGCAGGGAGAGTTGTTTAG
- the LOC133745472 gene encoding GDSL esterase/lipase At3g48460 — MPVRPAMASISFSTITTFFIFILTSSSCSASTPSTKTTPHPFKKIYAFGDSFTDTGNTRSVSGPSGFGHVGNPPYGITFFHRPTNRYSDGRLVIDFIAESLSLPYLQPYRNRVSNASSSDASHGVNFAVAGSTAINHDFFVKNNLTLDITPQSIMSQLNWFNKFLETQGRKAGNFDDALFWVGEIGVNDYAYTLGSSIPGDTIQKLGISSVTSFLQALLKKGAKYVVVQGLPISGCLPLAMSLAAEDDRDSIGCVKSVNDQTSAHNLVLQAKLQELRKQFPHAVITYADYWNAYYTVMKNPSQYGFKVSFKACCGSGDPYNFNVFAVCGTPSASACSNPSQYINWDGVHLTEAMYKVITDMFVSGKATHPPFSYLLDMKLRHG; from the exons ATGCCAGTAAGACCAGCAATGGCGTCTATCTCTTTCAGTACCATCACcaccttcttcatcttcatcctcaCCTCTTCCTCTTGTTCTGCCTCTACTCCTTCAACTAAGACAACCCCACATCCCTTCAAGAAAATCTATGCCTTCGGTGACTCCTTCACTGACACAGGCAACACAAGATCTGTCTCCGGCCCCAGTGGCTTTGGCCATGTTGGAAACCCCCCATATGGCATTACCTTCTTCCACCGCCCGACGAATCGATACTCCGATGGGCGGTTAGTCATAGACTTCATAGCTGAGTCACTCTCCTTGCCTTACTTGCAACCCTACAGAAACAGAGTGAGCAATGCTTCTAGCTCTGATGCTTCTCATGGGGTTAACTTTGCTGTTGCTGGCTCCACTGCTATTAACCATGACTTCTTTGTCAAGAACAACCTTACACTTGATATCACTCCTCAGTCTATTATGAGTCAGCTGAACTGGTTCAACAAGTTCTTGGAGACTCAGGGCAGAAAGGCAGGAAATTTTGATGATGCACTCTTTTGGGTTGGTGAGATTGGGGTCAATGATTATGCTTACACTCTTGGATCTTCCATACCAGGTGATACCATCCAAAAGCTTGGGATCAGTAGTGTCactagttttctgcag GCATTGTTAAAGAAGGGTGCAAAGTATGTGGTTGTGCAAGGTCTGCCGATTTCGGGGTGCTTGCCATTAGCAATGAGCTTAGCTGCTGAAGACGATAGAGACAGCATAGGATGTGTGAAGAGCGTGAACGACCAAACCTCTGCTCACAACCTTGTCCTCCAGGCCAAGTTGCAAGAACTCAGGAAACAGTTTCCTCATGCGGTAATCACCTATGCTGATTACTGGAATGCCTATTACACTGTCATGAAGAATCCGAGCCAGTACGGCTTCAAGGTGAGCTTCAAGGCCTGCTGTGGCTCCGGTGATCCCTACAACTTCAATGTATTTGCCGTGTGTGGCACACCTTCTGCTAGTGCCTGCTCGAACCCAAGCCAGTACATAAATTGGGATGGAGTTCATCTCACTGAAGCCATGTACAAGGTGATTACTGATATGTTTGTAAGCGGCAAAGCGACTCACCCTCCATTCAGCTACTTGTTGGACATGAAACTGCGTCATGGATGA
- the LOC133745228 gene encoding phosphopantothenoylcysteine decarboxylase-like, whose protein sequence is MACSESGGEEREPTQANASPRKPRILLAASGSVAAIKFGNLCHSFCEWAEVRAIATKASLHFIDRAALPKDVILYTDDDEWSSWNKIGDSVLHIELRRWADVMVIAPLSANTLAKIAGGLCDNLLTCVVRAWDYNKSLFVAPAMNTLMWKNPFTERHLMSIDELGVSLIPPVKKRLACGDYGNGAMAEPSVIYSTVRLFYESRVQQGGSSVQSAGS, encoded by the exons ATGGCTTGCTCTGAATCTGGCGGAGAAGAAAGGGAACCAACACAAGCCAATGCTTCTCCGAGGAAGCCACGGATTCTACTTGCTGCTAGTGGAAGTGTAGCTGCCATAAAGTTCGGTAACCTCTGCCATTCTTTTTGTGAATGGGCTGAAGTAAGAGCCATTGCCACAAAAGCATCCTTGCATTTCATTGATAGAGCAGCACTTCCCAAAGATGTAATTCTTTACACAGATGATGATGAATGGTCCAGTTGGAACAAAATAGGTGATAGCGTGCTTCATATTGAGCTACGCCGTTGGGCTGATGTCATGGTTATTGCCCCATTGTCAGCAAACACCCTAGCCAAG ATTGCTGGCGGTTTGTGTGACAATCTACTCACCTGTGTTGTGCGAGCATGGGACTACAACAAGTCTTTGTTTGTTGCACCAGCCATGAACACCTTGATGTGGAAGAATCCCTTCACAGAGCGACATCTCATGTCCATTGATGAACTTGGAGTTTCGCTCATCCCACCTGTCAAGAAGAGGCTGGCTTGTGGGGATTATGGGAATGGTGCAATGGCTGAGCCTTCTGTGATCTATTCTACCGTAAGACTATTCTATGAGTCGCGAGTTCAACAAGGTGGCAGTAGTGTTCAGTCTGCTGGATCGTAA
- the LOC133746198 gene encoding probable phosphopantothenoylcysteine decarboxylase isoform X3, which produces MACPKLGNVIWEPIQADAALRKPRILLGASGSVAAMKLSQLCRSFSDWAEVRAVATGASLRFIDKASFPNVIAYTDGDEFSRWNTTDDSVLPVKLRHWADIMVIAPLSANTLGKIAGGLCDNLLTHIVYAWDDSKPLFVAPAMNTLMWDNPLTQQHIKAIEELGFSLILPITRNGAMAEVSLIYSTVRTFVHSHVQPAGRVV; this is translated from the exons ATGGCTTGTCCCAAACTTGGAAATGTTATATGGGAGCCAATACAAGCCGATGCTGCACTCAGAAAGCCAAGAATTCTACTCGGTGCTAGCGGAAGTGTAGCTGCCATGAAACTTAGTCAACTCTGCCGTAGTTTTTCTGATTGGGCAGAAGTAAGAGCAGTTGCCACAGGAGCATCTTTGAGATTCATTGATAAAGCATCATTTCCCAATGTAATTGCTTACACCGATGGGGATGAATTTTCCCGTTGGAACACAACAGATGATAGTGTGCTTCCCGTTAAGCTCCGCCACTGGGCAGATATCATGGTTATTGCTCCATTATCAGCAAACACATTAGGCAAG ATTGCTGGAGGGCTGTGTGACAATCTACTCACCCACATTGTATATGCATGGGATGACAGCAAGCCTTTGTTTGTTGCGCCGGCTATGAACACCCTGATGTGGGATAATCCCTTGACGCAGCAACACATCAAGGCGATTGAGGAACTTGGATTTTCACTCATCCTACCCATCACAAGGAATGGTGCAATGGCTGAAGTTTCGTTGATATACTCCACTGTGAGAACCTTTGTACATTCGCACGTTCAACCAGCAGGGAGAGTTGTTTAG